The following coding sequences lie in one Tichowtungia aerotolerans genomic window:
- a CDS encoding GumC family protein, with product MNNPATEKTTRPLRDLVETLFRHKRKAAAFLFAVVFSALIVLAFTPVTYTSTSKLIVHRGRESVFVDPSAGGATLPLYKEWESEINTELEILNSRELVAQVVESMGASVFLKEGPPDETGRLGPIRKLFNPLRLFFRKITQALAPGGVSEKSGGRLKQVNKAIQIVEKGLAIGVRPKSDIITVSYTAKDPEIARRVVAELISNYLERRIDLHQIPGGYQFFSQQTELLREELEDIAARILTVKKEGNIDSVTDEHAVVQTAIEEMQISRLQVQSELAAASARVDSIRSMLAQDPSDSAGPKNNAILDPVEYKKLQATLRLEEASLAALIAQNQEVGSQLDQLRTNLRTIEKNEPTIRRLQREQELLEEKYRKYSENREQARINQELETKKISNVTIVQHATLPEESNPSGKMIKLAAALFLGLFGAVGIAFGVDFIDPSLHSEADVTAHVNRKTLIELPLLRGKQLDPAFRPPLRKERKARWILHSGKYAVVDGDSCFQELCLRFLTEKPPEGNSPLVIGLTSSVGGEGVSTVAGKLAAVFSRDDRFTKVLLLDANLTEHSVQLIRKRTDLPFSYHKIRNEDGDDDLSVNASTITRYLEQVRRESYDVVIIDIPPMEEGNYAVRVAAQTDRIGLVVDCGRTPWRTVKRSAGLLEDIGAELCGIILNRQQYTMPKWLYRKL from the coding sequence ATGAACAACCCGGCAACTGAAAAAACGACCCGTCCATTGCGGGACCTTGTCGAAACGCTTTTCAGGCACAAACGAAAAGCGGCCGCTTTTCTCTTTGCTGTGGTGTTTTCAGCTCTGATTGTTCTGGCGTTTACGCCGGTCACCTATACATCGACATCCAAGTTGATCGTCCATCGAGGACGTGAAAGCGTTTTTGTGGATCCGTCGGCGGGTGGAGCCACGCTGCCTCTCTATAAAGAATGGGAGAGTGAAATCAATACGGAGCTGGAGATTTTGAACAGTCGGGAGCTGGTTGCTCAGGTCGTTGAGTCAATGGGCGCTTCCGTTTTCCTGAAGGAGGGGCCTCCGGATGAAACCGGGCGGCTGGGTCCGATTCGGAAACTGTTCAATCCGCTCCGCCTTTTCTTCCGAAAAATTACGCAGGCTCTGGCACCGGGCGGTGTGTCGGAAAAAAGCGGAGGGCGTCTGAAGCAGGTAAACAAAGCCATTCAGATTGTCGAAAAAGGTCTGGCGATTGGTGTTCGTCCGAAAAGCGACATCATCACGGTTTCGTATACCGCGAAAGATCCGGAGATCGCTCGGCGGGTGGTGGCCGAACTGATCAGCAATTATCTCGAACGACGGATTGACCTGCATCAGATTCCGGGGGGATATCAGTTCTTCTCCCAGCAGACGGAACTGCTTCGGGAGGAGCTGGAGGACATTGCCGCTCGGATTCTGACCGTAAAAAAAGAGGGCAATATTGATTCCGTCACAGACGAACATGCTGTTGTGCAGACTGCGATTGAAGAAATGCAGATATCCCGGCTGCAGGTGCAGTCCGAACTCGCCGCCGCCAGTGCCCGGGTTGACTCAATCCGTTCCATGTTGGCTCAAGACCCCTCAGACAGTGCCGGTCCAAAAAACAACGCGATTCTTGATCCGGTTGAATATAAAAAACTTCAGGCAACTTTGCGGCTGGAGGAAGCCTCTCTCGCGGCACTGATTGCTCAAAACCAGGAGGTCGGCAGTCAGTTGGATCAGTTGCGGACGAATCTCCGGACCATTGAAAAGAACGAACCGACGATTCGCCGGCTGCAGCGCGAACAGGAACTGCTCGAAGAAAAATATCGCAAGTATTCAGAGAACCGCGAGCAGGCTCGGATCAATCAGGAGCTGGAAACCAAAAAGATTTCCAATGTAACGATTGTTCAGCATGCGACTTTGCCGGAAGAGTCCAACCCATCTGGAAAAATGATCAAACTTGCGGCGGCTCTTTTCCTTGGGTTGTTTGGCGCAGTCGGTATTGCGTTCGGTGTGGACTTTATCGATCCGAGTCTGCATTCGGAAGCGGATGTCACGGCTCATGTGAACCGCAAGACACTGATTGAGCTGCCTCTTCTTCGGGGAAAACAGCTCGATCCGGCCTTCAGGCCTCCGCTCCGGAAGGAGCGTAAGGCCCGCTGGATTCTTCACTCCGGTAAATATGCTGTTGTCGATGGGGACAGTTGTTTTCAGGAGCTGTGTCTGCGTTTTCTGACGGAAAAACCGCCGGAAGGAAATTCCCCGCTGGTGATTGGGTTAACCAGCAGTGTCGGAGGGGAGGGGGTCAGTACGGTGGCCGGGAAGCTGGCTGCTGTGTTCTCTCGAGATGACCGCTTTACCAAAGTTCTGCTGCTGGATGCAAACCTCACGGAGCACTCCGTTCAGTTGATCCGCAAGCGCACAGATCTACCGTTTTCCTATCATAAAATTCGGAATGAGGATGGAGATGATGATTTGTCGGTTAATGCTTCAACGATTACCCGCTACCTCGAACAGGTTCGGCGTGAATCATACGATGTGGTCATCATTGATATTCCTCCGATGGAGGAGGGAAACTATGCCGTTCGTGTTGCTGCGCAAACCGACCGGATCGGTCTTGTTGTCGACTGCGGTCGGACTCCGTGGCGTACGGTGAAACGTTCGGCCGGTCTGCTGGAAGATATCGGCGCAGAACTGTGCGGCATCATTTTGAACCGGCAGCAGTATACCATGCCTAAATGGCTTTACAGGAAACTTTAA
- a CDS encoding sugar transferase: MKKLFQKDGIKYLDSSGQQGVFDEKTFRFILRRERSRSDRTGRQFCLIVLRLPERRSRCSDRWLLNALARRIRITDTIGWVDSVSIGILLPDTPADGAVAFLEKIIPIISDAGTVPDIKVHTYPETPQSGDAEEKELTGGRTAKFIPESATDSSLFFADVLAVSPPFPVRLVERSLAGIALLVLFPLFLLIALVIRISSAGPIFFRQERIGQKGETFYCYKFRTMRLKSETQTHEDYFSYLMQNAVPMKKLDNNGDSRIFPAGHLLRASSFDELPQLINIFKGEMRLVGPRPCTPHEFEQYLPWHRHRVDAPPGLTGLWQVSGKNKTTFAEMIRLDLRYIRERSAFMDLWIILKTIPVTIGLFFEDRLAQVSDAATGNALDDAPFLNASQHTDKLSKNS; the protein is encoded by the coding sequence ATGAAAAAACTGTTCCAGAAAGATGGAATAAAATATCTGGATTCCAGCGGGCAGCAGGGAGTGTTCGATGAGAAAACGTTTCGGTTTATTCTGCGGCGTGAACGCTCCCGGTCTGACCGGACAGGACGGCAGTTCTGCCTGATTGTTTTGCGTCTTCCGGAACGACGGAGCAGATGTTCCGACCGCTGGCTGCTCAATGCACTGGCCCGGCGGATTCGTATTACCGATACAATCGGTTGGGTGGATTCTGTTTCCATAGGAATTCTGCTGCCGGATACTCCCGCAGACGGTGCTGTGGCCTTCTTGGAGAAAATCATTCCGATTATTTCGGATGCGGGAACTGTTCCGGATATCAAAGTTCATACCTATCCGGAAACACCACAGTCCGGCGATGCAGAAGAGAAAGAACTGACCGGAGGACGGACTGCAAAGTTTATTCCCGAATCTGCAACCGATTCGAGTTTGTTCTTTGCAGATGTGCTGGCGGTTTCTCCACCGTTCCCGGTTCGTCTGGTTGAGAGAAGCCTTGCCGGTATTGCACTGCTGGTTCTGTTTCCTCTGTTTCTTCTGATCGCGCTGGTCATCCGGATCAGTTCCGCCGGCCCTATATTTTTTCGACAGGAACGGATCGGTCAGAAGGGCGAGACCTTCTATTGTTATAAATTCCGAACCATGCGTCTCAAGTCTGAAACCCAGACACATGAAGACTATTTCAGTTACTTGATGCAGAACGCGGTTCCCATGAAAAAGCTGGATAACAACGGCGACTCACGCATTTTTCCTGCCGGACATCTGCTGCGGGCTTCATCGTTCGACGAGCTGCCGCAGCTGATCAACATTTTTAAGGGCGAAATGCGGTTGGTTGGGCCGCGCCCCTGCACGCCGCACGAATTTGAACAATATCTGCCATGGCATCGGCATCGTGTTGATGCTCCGCCCGGCCTGACCGGCCTCTGGCAGGTCAGCGGAAAGAATAAAACCACGTTCGCTGAGATGATCCGGCTGGATTTGCGTTATATTCGTGAACGGTCTGCCTTTATGGATCTGTGGATCATCCTGAAAACCATTCCGGTCACCATTGGCCTGTTTTTTGAAGATCGTTTAGCGCAGGTGAGCGACGCCGCAACCGGAAATGCTTTGGATGATGCTCCCTTTCTGAATGCATCACAACACACAGATAAACTTTCCAAAAACTCCTGA